The genomic region CACTCGTCACAGAAATTTAGTCAAAGTAATAAGCAGTTGCTCTAATGATCTTAATTTCAAAGCGTTGGTGcttgagttcatgcctaatgggAGTCTTGATAAATGGTTGTATTCCAACAACCAATATTTGGATATCCTACAAAGGTTGAACGTAATGATAGATGTTGCATCTGCATTGGAATATCTCCATCACGGAAATGCAACACCCGTGGTTCACTGTGATTTAAAACCCAACAATGTTCTATTAGATGAAGATATGGTTGCTCATTTGAGTGATTTTGGCATCGCGAAACTCTTATGTGAAGATGTTTCAATGATACAAACCATGACAATGGCAACATTTGGATATATGGCACCAGGTGATACTTCTAATCAAACTCCATGTTTATTTTTCCATTTCCAATATAAGTGTAGCATGTGTATAATGAAAGGGATCATATCTGTTAAGATTTGAGTTTCAAACATATTGAATGTGACTTTTTTAAGGAAGCAACTAGATTAAATCCCAGTTCAATTATATCAGGCAAGCATATAATGTTTCAGATATTTTATAGGAATTTTTCATTATCAAGATATCTTTGAATATTCATAATGTTGTTTTATATTCATACAGAATATGGAATCGAAGGAATTGTTTCGACAAAAGGTGATGTGTATAGCTTTGGTATTCTTTTGATGGAAATCATCACAAGAAAAAAGCCCACAGATGAAATATTTGAAGGAGAAAGAAGCTTGAAAAGTTGGGTGATAGAGTCGATATCATCTTCGCGAAATCAAGTTGTAGATCCTAAGTTGTTGAGCACCACTGGAAGGGAACATTTAAAAGTTAAGAATTGTGCCTTGTCCATTTTGCAAGTTGGCTTAGAATGTTCTGTAGAGTTACCAAATGAGAGGCTTCATATGAAAGAGGTTGTTACAAAGTTAAAGAAGATCAAAGTAAAGTTATTAAGGGATATGCGACACGTTCGATGAAGAGGCCATtgttaaattgactaaaataAACATAAGCTTTTCTTTCTAGCAATGTCtttgataaatatttatacaGATGCTCTGTTTTCCTATAAAGTTTATTAATAGTTATTTCTACATttagtgaattttttttttaaaaaaaataagtatAAGGAATTAGCTACAATAAGGTTGATGGGAGTCTATATTAATCATTGCTCGATGAGCATCTTCTTCTAACAAAGATCGAGCATGATTAGCTGGGTCTTCAAAAGTTATTAACATATTAAGATTACTAGGAACAACTTTGGTCATGCAATCTGTCAGTCTATTATGTTCTCGCAGGACTGTCGAAACTTAAGTTGCCAATATTACTTGCATAAATCATGTATTAAACGAAGTTCAGAAAGATTATTATCAACCGCATAACCGTTCCCAATTATATCAATTAGCAATATATTTAGGTTCAATTAAGTTACACTGAATTTTGATGATCGTTTGTACTAATTTTATGAAATTGTATTGgtacatttttttttaagaatatagGTACAAATTATTAAATGCCCAATATCAAAACATAGCAAATTTTGATCTCTTTTTTCATTCTTTGCATAAGGTTTTCATTTATTCTatcttaataaaaataatttttataagccAAACAAATCTTattaaaagaacaaaaatataaAACAGTACATAAAAGGGACATCAACATTTAACACACTTGATACATATCTTTCTAGTCTTCAACCAATACGAAGTAGTATAGGTTTCATTATGGTTAAGATTTTGATGCGTTTCGACCATTCCAATATGTTTCAGCTCGTTTCAGTCAATACTAACTTATACTAGTTCATATCGGCTTGTACCGATTGATAGGAGCTGCTTGTCTTGAGATATTGTGCAGTGTGTCTAGAGACAATTGATAGATTGTCTCGAGACATGACTTGCCAACGACTATACATCAAAAGTTAGGGGGAAAGGTTATATCTAAGCCTTAAGGGGTAAAGGTATTAATTCTTATAGTAATTTAGGAAATCATTGAATATTGAAGTATACTAAATATTTAATCAAAATTGAGCTACTATTTTTATAAGTTACCCAAACAACAAAGTTGAAGGACTTTAAATTGCACAACAAAGTCCAGGAAAAAACGAGGTTTGAAAAAGAATAACCTTCAATTGGGGAGCATTATTGAATCTATAGAGACTTTAAAATGTGTAAAACATTGGAAAGAAAATGGCCAAAAAGTGATGGAAATTTAGTGACCGTGCCAGACCCATCTTAATTATCCTTAAAGAAGAAAAGTGATAGCTTCGTTGTCCAATTGCTTATAAGGTTTCACATTACAAGTTCATAAGCACTTGTTGACATAGTTGAAAGGCTTTTAGATTGCACAAATAAAGTGAAGCCGCCTGGTCCCAAAGTGGTAAGAAAATGGAACAATCATGGAAATTTGGGTAACCAGACAAACTATAAAAAGTCACCTAATTattagtatatttttattttggtcattcaaatttaaaattttctattttagccTCGGTTCTATCACTAATGGTGACTTTTCTAttgacataataataaatttaactcttaaaTATTgataaattctatcaatttagtcctaaatctaaaaaatcaacaaatttaaccctcaactccacacattctatcaatttagttttacttcttaaaaattaaaattaaaaatatttaaaagttcaTTTTTGATAACCAgacaaactataaaaatagtcacctaattattagtaaattttattttggtcattcaaatttaaaattttctattttagccTCGGTTCTGTCACTAATGGTGACTTTTCTAttgacataataataaatttaactctcaaATATTgataaattctatcaatttagtcctaaatctaaaaatcaacaaatttaacctcaacttcacacattctatcaatttagttttacttcttaaaattaaaaattaaaaatatttaaaagttaatttttgataaaaatacgCAAGGTTTTATAAAATACATACACAACTATAAATAAACGAATACCCATTTTCTCTTTTTTCtaacataattttttataaaataatacttTTATAAAAACCACAAACAAGACTTAGATCATATTCAAGCTTTTTCTCTCCTTTTAGttcattttataaataataaattttaatatatatctaGCATTACTCATCAAATTTGCTTAGCGTTGGGTATCACCTTTGCCCACAACCACCAACACCAATAACCCTCACTCTGAGCTCTTCGATTTTCACATTCTTCATCATTGCGCCAACAAACTAGGAATTTGTTGTAAAGTTGCTGACATCGTATTAAACCTCTTGAGTCTCTAAGACCTCATCCTCACCTCTTAGGTTGTAACTTTTGACCCAACCTAAACATAGTGGtggttaatattaaaaaaaagggcAAAGTTCAATATGTGTAAGTCTTCTTCATGGCTTTTCCCCCcttaaattgtttttatttataatgttattttatttataaaattattacttTAATAAATGCATTTCATGTTAGAAAATCAAAAAAATAGATATTCATTTATTGATAGTAGGTTGCTTGGTCAAGCTACTGACAGATTCAATGATAGTAGGTTGCTTGGTAATGGAAGTTATGGTTCAGTATTCCAAGGGACTCTCCAAGATGGGATGCTAATTGCAGTAAAGGTCTTCAAGTTAGAGTTAGAAGGAGCTTTTAAGAGCTTTGATGTTGAATGTGATGTTCTCCGCAACACTCGTCACAGAAATTTAGTCAAAGTAATAAGCAGTTGCTCTAATGATCTTAATTTCAAAGCCTTGGtgcttgagttcatggctaatggGAGTCTTGATAAATGGGTGTATTCCAACAACCAATATTTGGATATCTTACAAAGGTTGAACATAATGATAGATGTTGCATCTGCATTGGAATATCTCCATCACGGAAATGCAACACCCGTGGTTCACTGTGATTTAAAACCCAACAATGTTCTATTAGATGAAGATATGGTTGCTCATTTGAGTGATTTTGGCATCACCAAACTCTCATGTGAAGAGGTTTCAATGATACAAACCGTGACAATGGCAACATTTGGATATATGGCACCAGGTGATACTTCTAATAAAACTCcttgtttatttttccattttcaaTGTAAGCGTAGCATGTGCATAACAACAGGGTTCATATATGTTAAGATTTGAGtttcaaatatattaaatgtGACTTTTTAAGGAAGCAACTAGATTAAATCCGAGTTCAATTATAACATGCAAGCATATactgttttgaatattttatacGAATTTTTCATTATCAAGATATCTTTGAATATTCATAATGTTGTTTTTATATTCATACACAGAATATGGAATCCAAGGAATTGTTTTGACAAAAGATGTTGTGTATAGTTTTAGTATTCTTTTGATGGAAATCATCACAAGAAAAAAGCCCACAGATGAAATGTTTGAAGGAGAAAGAAGCTTGAAGAGTTGGGTGATAGATGTCGAAACCTCCTTTTAAATGCGAAGGGTattttgaaaacgggagtcgccaccaaccttttaaagtgtgattggatcaccttataaaacattttggtctacgaaattatgagaaaacgggctcgggagtcggttacgtacgaggatggattagcaccctcgcaacgcccaaaattggtaccaatttgaacagttttgtcttaatgtcaaaagcttGAAAGAATTTGGCAATAAGATCTCTTTTAAAACCGTaataatttgagttgaaaatcgaAATTCTTTCGTCCCAAAAGAATGCGAACATCACATCCAGcgtgattggacacgatattcttaaactttcgtaactaAAAATCATCTCGTAATTTGTAAAATCTATTAAAAAGGATATTTTAgatatttagacaaacgggaaatcgcaacctagcatgttagggcactatttcccgaattcctaaatacaaaaaacattgccttgttttttaaaattcctttggattaaatgaaatataaaaattttaaaaacgatGATGCATTTAACCTATTACAAAAGATCAATATTGGATTAATTAAACTACGtactttaacatttcatgcaaatataatgtAGAAAATGGTAAATATGACATAAATCACACAATatactttaacatttcatgcatatataataaaaatgatgaaTAATGGCATAAATGACACAATATACGTTATCATTTTATGCATATATGATCATAGATAACAtaaatatacatgcattatcgttacatgcaaaata from Gossypium arboreum isolate Shixiya-1 chromosome 1, ASM2569848v2, whole genome shotgun sequence harbors:
- the LOC128280837 gene encoding receptor kinase-like protein Xa21, with protein sequence MHFMLENQKNRYSFIDSRLLGQATDRFNDSRLLGNGSYGSVFQGTLQDGMLIAVKVFKLELEGAFKSFDVECDVLRNTRHRNLVKVISSCSNDLNFKALVLEFMANGSLDKWVYSNNQYLDILQRLNIMIDVASALEYLHHGNATPVVHCDLKPNNVLLDEDMVAHLSDFGITKLSCEEVSMIQTVTMATFGYMAPEYGIQGIVLTKDVVYSFSILLMEIITRKKPTDEMFEGERSLKSWVIDVETSF